A genomic stretch from Candidatus Nitrotoga arctica includes:
- the rimP gene encoding ribosome maturation factor RimP, translating into MDVARLVETTVTGLGYELVDFELSGRGLMRVLLDQVMGITVKDCELVSHQLTRLLAVEGVSYGRLEVSSPGLDRPIKKEADFIRFRGQKAQLKLRIPLAGRKNFIGILGSLENGVLQLDVDDKQVLIELSNLDKAHLVPTF; encoded by the coding sequence ATGGATGTGGCGAGATTGGTGGAAACGACGGTGACTGGCTTGGGGTATGAGTTAGTTGACTTTGAATTATCTGGCAGGGGCTTGATGCGAGTACTTCTCGATCAGGTAATGGGAATTACGGTGAAAGATTGTGAATTAGTCAGTCACCAGCTGACCCGCTTGCTTGCAGTAGAGGGGGTGAGTTACGGGCGCCTTGAAGTTTCATCTCCGGGGTTGGATCGGCCGATCAAGAAAGAAGCAGATTTTATACGCTTTCGCGGCCAGAAGGCGCAGTTAAAATTGCGCATCCCGTTGGCAGGTCGTAAGAATTTCATCGGCATTCTCGGTAGCCTTGAGAATGGTGTATTACAGTTAGATGTGGATGACAAGCAGGTGTTGATCGAGCTATCGAATTTGGATAAGGCGCATTTAGTGCCTACATTTTAA
- the nusA gene encoding transcription termination factor NusA, giving the protein MSREVLLLVDALAREKNVDKGIVFGALESALASATKKRFIEESDVRVSIDRNTGEYVSFRCWQVMDDETFETPDLHVKLSEARKRNPDIQLEEFIEEPLESIDFGRIGAQAAKQVIFQKIRDAEREQILSDFMERKEHLISGTVKRIERGNAIVEFGKIEALLPRDQMIPKENMRVGDRVRAYLLRVDRSIRGPQITLSRITPEFLIKLFELEVPEVEEGLLEIVSAARDPGVRAKISVRSHDKRIDPIGTCVGMRGSRVQAVTNELAGERVDIVLWSEDPATSVINALAPADVTSIMVDEDNHSMDVVVEEENLAQAIGRNGQNVRLASELTGWELNIMTMEESSQKNEQEFSKVRDLFMGKLDVDAEVADILVQEGFNTLEEVAYVPLNEMLEIESLDEATVNELRSRARNALLTAAIVNEELVEHNIEDLVKLDGMDEQTARVLASKGIGTQEQLADLAVDELVEQAGIDEERANRLIMAARAPWFV; this is encoded by the coding sequence ATGAGTCGTGAAGTTTTATTGTTAGTTGATGCCTTGGCGCGTGAAAAAAACGTGGACAAGGGAATCGTGTTTGGTGCGCTGGAGTCTGCTTTGGCGTCCGCAACCAAGAAGCGTTTTATCGAGGAGTCTGATGTACGTGTCAGTATTGACCGTAACACGGGTGAATATGTGTCATTTCGTTGCTGGCAGGTAATGGATGATGAAACTTTCGAAACGCCTGATCTGCATGTCAAGCTTAGCGAGGCTCGGAAACGTAATCCGGATATTCAGTTGGAAGAATTTATTGAAGAGCCTTTAGAGTCCATTGACTTTGGACGTATAGGTGCACAAGCAGCCAAACAGGTGATCTTTCAGAAAATCCGTGACGCTGAGCGCGAACAGATTCTAAGTGACTTCATGGAGCGAAAGGAGCATTTGATATCCGGCACGGTAAAGCGCATCGAGCGTGGCAATGCCATCGTCGAGTTTGGTAAGATTGAAGCGCTGCTGCCACGTGATCAGATGATTCCAAAAGAGAATATGCGTGTTGGAGATCGTGTGCGCGCCTATTTATTGCGTGTGGATCGTTCAATACGTGGACCGCAAATTACCCTGTCGCGCATCACACCTGAATTCTTGATTAAATTGTTTGAACTTGAAGTTCCGGAAGTTGAGGAGGGGCTGCTGGAGATAGTTAGTGCTGCGCGCGATCCAGGAGTTCGCGCAAAGATATCGGTACGCTCCCACGATAAGCGGATAGATCCGATTGGCACTTGTGTGGGCATGCGTGGCTCACGTGTGCAGGCTGTAACCAATGAGTTGGCGGGCGAGCGTGTTGACATTGTATTGTGGTCGGAAGACCCTGCTACCAGTGTAATCAATGCCCTGGCCCCCGCTGACGTGACCAGCATTATGGTAGATGAAGACAATCACAGCATGGATGTGGTAGTTGAGGAAGAAAATCTTGCGCAGGCTATTGGTCGAAATGGGCAGAATGTACGCTTGGCCAGTGAGTTGACCGGATGGGAGCTTAATATTATGACTATGGAGGAATCCAGCCAGAAGAATGAGCAGGAATTTTCCAAGGTGCGTGATTTATTCATGGGCAAGCTCGATGTGGATGCAGAGGTGGCGGATATTCTAGTCCAGGAAGGTTTTAATACACTAGAGGAAGTGGCTTATGTGCCACTGAATGAAATGCTGGAAATCGAATCACTGGACGAGGCAACAGTGAATGAGTTGCGTAGCCGTGCGCGTAATGCTCTGCTGACTGCAGCAATTGTCAATGAAGAGCTGGTGGAGCATAACATTGAGGATTTGGTTAAACTTGATGGTATGGACGAGCAAACCGCGCGCGTTCTAGCAAGCAAGGGCATCGGCACACAGGAACAGCTTGCTGATTTGGCCGTGGACGAACTGGTTGAACAGGCGGGCATAGATGAAGAACGCGCAAATCGGTTAATTATGGCTGCCCGCGCTCCTTGGTTTGTTTAA
- the rpsO gene encoding 30S ribosomal protein S15 — protein sequence MSITAAQKAQIVTDYQRIKGDTGSPEVQVALMTARINYLTGHFKEHIKDHHSRRGLLRLVSRRRKLLDYLKGKNEGSYRALIQRLELRK from the coding sequence ATGTCTATTACGGCAGCGCAAAAAGCGCAAATTGTGACTGATTACCAACGAATTAAAGGTGATACTGGCTCACCAGAAGTACAGGTTGCACTGATGACGGCTCGTATTAACTACTTGACTGGTCATTTTAAGGAACACATAAAGGATCACCATTCTCGTCGCGGTCTGTTGCGATTGGTGAGCCGTCGCCGCAAGCTCCTGGATTACCTTAAGGGCAAGAATGAGGGCAGCTACCGTGCATTGATTCAGCGTTTGGAATTGCGCAAGTAA
- the truB gene encoding tRNA pseudouridine(55) synthase TruB produces the protein MTRIMRPLDGVLLFDKPLGLSSNIALQKVRRLFQAEKAGHTGTLDPLATGLLPVCFGEATKFTSSLLEADKTYCALIRLGQTTTTGDAEGEITSTYAVELDQAQVCAVLRNFIGEIQQMPPMHSAIKHQGKPLYEYIRKGETVIRASRSVIIHELILERFAGDEMEITVRCSKGTYVRTLAEDIGLALGCGAHLQGLRRTAIGRFGLEGAYNLAQMESVTMLEREAYILPLDSLLQDLPVFDLDVVQVTRIAQGQRLAIEAALPDGKVRLYGAGCFIGVADLMEQRLTPVRLLSSVAKSAACIE, from the coding sequence ATGACCCGCATAATGCGTCCATTAGATGGCGTTTTGTTGTTCGACAAGCCTCTAGGACTCAGTTCCAATATCGCCTTACAAAAGGTACGTCGCTTGTTTCAGGCGGAGAAGGCGGGGCATACTGGTACGCTTGATCCCTTGGCGACTGGTCTGTTACCTGTTTGTTTTGGCGAGGCTACCAAGTTCACCAGCTCATTGCTGGAGGCGGACAAAACTTATTGTGCCTTGATTCGGCTTGGTCAAACCACTACTACGGGCGATGCCGAGGGCGAAATTACCAGCACCTATGCTGTAGAGTTGGATCAAGCACAGGTATGCGCGGTGTTACGCAATTTTATCGGTGAAATTCAGCAAATGCCGCCTATGCATAGCGCCATCAAACATCAGGGAAAACCACTGTATGAGTACATTCGTAAGGGCGAAACTGTAATACGTGCAAGCCGTAGCGTGATCATACACGAGCTGATATTGGAGCGCTTCGCTGGTGACGAGATGGAGATTACAGTGCGTTGCAGTAAGGGCACGTATGTGCGCACGCTGGCCGAAGATATTGGATTGGCTTTGGGGTGTGGTGCGCACCTACAAGGATTACGCCGTACAGCGATTGGCCGATTTGGCCTTGAAGGTGCATATAATTTGGCGCAGATGGAGTCGGTAACCATGCTAGAACGAGAGGCATACATTTTACCGTTAGATAGTTTGCTGCAGGATCTACCTGTGTTTGATCTGGATGTGGTGCAAGTGACCCGCATTGCTCAAGGGCAGCGGCTTGCCATTGAAGCAGCATTGCCGGACGGCAAAGTTCGATTATATGGCGCAGGTTGCTTCATTGGAGTAGCCGATCTTATGGAACAGCGACTGACTCCAGTAAGATTGTTGTCCAGCGTGGCTAAAAGCGCCGCTTGCATAGAATAG
- a CDS encoding integration host factor subunit alpha, protein MTLTKAELADLLFDKVGLNKREAKDMVESYFEEIRAQLEHGESVKLSGFGNFQLRDKPQRPGRNPKTGEDIPITARRVVTFHPSQKLKSMVEMNYHGKPQA, encoded by the coding sequence ATGACATTGACCAAAGCAGAGCTCGCTGATTTACTGTTTGACAAAGTTGGCTTGAATAAGCGTGAAGCCAAAGATATGGTTGAGTCCTATTTCGAGGAAATTCGTGCTCAACTTGAACATGGTGAAAGTGTCAAGCTGTCCGGTTTTGGCAATTTTCAGCTACGTGATAAGCCTCAGCGCCCCGGGCGCAATCCAAAGACAGGCGAAGATATCCCTATAACGGCACGTCGTGTAGTCACTTTTCATCCCAGCCAGAAACTCAAGAGTATGGTAGAGATGAACTATCATGGAAAACCACAAGCTTAA
- the infB gene encoding translation initiation factor IF-2 yields the protein MGKMNVAQFAGELSLPVGLLLEQLQAAGIAKQQESDSISEQDKAQLLEHLHSTHGSGSAKSKKITLTRRETTEIKKADSTGRARTIQVEVRKKRVVAPITAVEIEQPVVVVVKVIPAHAVVKTSKAEILGEQEIALRTEEARNQAELASRQAAEVQAKKEHAKRKAAPVVEPVVPPIKVPEINVVSITEVAAIAVAKPDLAEGTLHKPMPKPGDKVVRPAAKKGVKTAAPDKASPWTEAGHKKRTPAVIDARPGGWTAGRGNVSPRHHAKHVKQEETAQHAFSLPTEPVVHEVMVPETISVAELAQKMSIKAIEIIKALMKLGSMVTINQVLDQETAMIVVEELGHIAKPAKADDPSAYLTESEEHKNAPLEPRAPVVTVMGHVDHGKTSLLDYIRRTRVASGEAGGITQHIGAYHVNTPRGMVTFLDTPGHEAFTAMRARGSKVTDIVILVVAADDGVMPQTKEAIHHAKAANVPIVVAVTKIDKPDANSERVKQELVAEGVVPEDWGGDTMFVEVSAKNGLGIDSLLESVLLQAELLQLTAPKLSLAKGIVIEARLDKGKGPVATILVQSGTLKRGDAVLVGVVSGRVRAMLDENGKAINEAGPSIPVEIQGLSEVPIAGESVLVLSDEKKAREIALFRQGKFRAVKLAKQQAATLENMFEQMAEGEVRMLPLIIKTDVQGSCEAIAHALQKLSTDEVKVNLIHSAVGAISESDINLALASKAIAIGFNTRADVAARKLAESAGVDVRYYNVIYEMVDDIKAALSGMRAPEKKEVILGMVEVRQVFVISKIGTVVGCYVTSGIIKRNAQIRVLHNNVVIHTGELDSLKRFKDDVKEVRSNFECGLSLRNFNDLEVGDQLEVFEIIEVARPLNA from the coding sequence ATGGGAAAAATGAATGTAGCGCAGTTTGCTGGCGAGCTCAGCTTGCCAGTTGGATTGCTGCTTGAACAACTACAGGCGGCCGGGATTGCCAAACAGCAGGAATCAGACAGCATATCGGAGCAGGACAAGGCACAATTGCTGGAGCATTTGCACAGCACGCATGGTAGTGGCAGTGCCAAAAGTAAAAAAATTACATTGACTCGCCGTGAAACCACGGAGATCAAGAAGGCGGATAGCACAGGCAGAGCCCGCACCATTCAAGTCGAAGTGCGCAAGAAGCGCGTGGTTGCACCAATCACAGCTGTCGAGATAGAACAACCAGTTGTTGTTGTAGTAAAAGTCATCCCAGCGCATGCTGTAGTAAAGACCTCAAAAGCGGAAATATTAGGCGAGCAGGAGATTGCTCTGCGTACTGAAGAAGCACGTAATCAGGCAGAATTAGCCTCGCGCCAGGCCGCCGAAGTCCAAGCCAAGAAAGAACACGCCAAACGCAAAGCGGCGCCAGTTGTCGAACCTGTGGTGCCGCCCATTAAAGTGCCAGAAATCAATGTGGTTTCAATTACCGAAGTAGCGGCAATCGCTGTTGCTAAACCTGATTTGGCCGAAGGTACGCTGCACAAGCCTATGCCCAAGCCTGGTGATAAGGTTGTTCGGCCTGCGGCCAAAAAAGGTGTTAAAACCGCCGCCCCAGATAAAGCCAGTCCATGGACCGAGGCTGGTCACAAAAAACGCACCCCGGCAGTCATTGATGCGCGACCTGGCGGTTGGACGGCTGGCCGTGGAAATGTTAGCCCACGCCATCATGCCAAGCATGTCAAGCAGGAAGAAACTGCCCAGCATGCTTTCTCTTTGCCGACTGAACCCGTCGTGCATGAGGTCATGGTGCCAGAGACAATAAGTGTCGCTGAATTGGCACAGAAAATGTCAATCAAAGCCATCGAAATTATCAAGGCACTAATGAAACTGGGCTCCATGGTGACCATTAATCAGGTGCTGGATCAAGAAACCGCGATGATTGTGGTGGAAGAATTGGGGCATATTGCCAAGCCAGCCAAAGCGGATGATCCTAGTGCTTACCTGACAGAATCTGAAGAGCACAAGAATGCTCCTCTCGAGCCGCGCGCTCCAGTAGTTACCGTGATGGGTCACGTTGATCATGGTAAGACCTCATTGCTAGATTACATCCGTCGAACCCGCGTGGCCAGCGGCGAAGCAGGCGGCATCACGCAGCACATCGGCGCTTATCATGTAAATACCCCGCGCGGCATGGTTACTTTTCTTGATACGCCGGGCCATGAGGCATTTACGGCAATGAGGGCACGCGGTTCGAAAGTGACTGACATTGTGATTTTAGTAGTTGCAGCCGACGATGGTGTAATGCCGCAGACCAAAGAGGCAATCCACCATGCCAAAGCAGCCAACGTACCCATCGTGGTAGCGGTGACTAAGATTGATAAGCCTGATGCTAATTCCGAGCGCGTAAAACAAGAATTGGTTGCCGAGGGTGTGGTACCGGAAGACTGGGGCGGTGACACCATGTTTGTTGAAGTGTCTGCAAAGAACGGACTAGGTATCGACTCCTTGTTGGAAAGTGTGTTATTGCAAGCTGAATTGCTGCAACTCACCGCACCTAAATTGAGCTTGGCCAAGGGCATTGTGATTGAAGCTAGGTTGGATAAGGGCAAGGGGCCAGTGGCGACCATATTGGTGCAGTCTGGTACCTTGAAGCGGGGTGATGCAGTGCTAGTCGGCGTAGTATCCGGACGCGTGCGTGCCATGCTGGATGAGAATGGTAAGGCAATAAATGAGGCAGGGCCGTCAATTCCAGTGGAGATTCAGGGGTTATCCGAAGTGCCTATAGCGGGTGAAAGCGTGCTAGTACTTTCGGATGAGAAGAAAGCACGTGAAATTGCTTTGTTCCGTCAAGGCAAGTTCCGTGCTGTGAAACTAGCCAAGCAGCAGGCCGCCACGCTGGAAAATATGTTCGAACAGATGGCAGAAGGTGAAGTGCGTATGCTGCCATTGATTATCAAGACCGATGTGCAGGGTTCTTGTGAAGCTATTGCACATGCCCTGCAAAAACTATCAACCGATGAAGTCAAAGTTAACCTGATTCACAGTGCCGTGGGCGCGATCAGCGAATCCGACATTAACCTGGCACTGGCTTCTAAGGCAATCGCGATTGGTTTTAATACCCGTGCCGATGTTGCTGCGCGCAAGTTGGCGGAATCTGCTGGCGTAGATGTGCGGTACTACAATGTTATCTACGAAATGGTAGATGATATTAAAGCGGCTCTGTCAGGTATGCGGGCGCCGGAAAAAAAGGAAGTTATCCTTGGTATGGTGGAAGTACGTCAGGTATTCGTCATCTCCAAGATTGGCACTGTGGTCGGTTGCTACGTAACCAGTGGCATAATCAAGCGTAATGCACAGATACGAGTGCTGCACAACAATGTGGTTATTCATACTGGCGAACTGGATTCGTTGAAACGCTTTAAGGATGACGTTAAAGAAGTGCGATCAAATTTCGAATGTGGTTTATCGTTGCGTAATTTTAATGACCTTGAAGTGGGCGATCAGCTTGAAGTATTTGAAATAATCGAAGTGGCCCGCCCTCTAAATGCCTAA
- a CDS encoding MerR family transcriptional regulator: protein MENHKLNSALPLIPAKRYFTIGEVSDLCGVKAHVLRYWEQEFTQLKPVKRGGNRRYYQHHEVLLIRRIRQLLYEEGFTISGARGRLNSFIEQRVEDSQLKLLQPSANSSELRREIREILALLM from the coding sequence ATGGAAAACCACAAGCTTAATTCCGCCCTGCCATTGATTCCGGCGAAGCGGTATTTTACTATTGGCGAAGTTAGTGACTTGTGCGGGGTCAAGGCGCATGTATTGCGTTATTGGGAGCAGGAGTTTACCCAACTTAAACCAGTAAAACGGGGTGGTAATCGGCGCTACTACCAGCATCATGAAGTTTTACTCATACGTCGTATCAGGCAATTGCTATATGAAGAGGGTTTCACTATCAGTGGAGCTCGTGGTCGCCTCAATAGTTTTATCGAACAACGGGTAGAAGATTCACAGCTAAAACTGCTTCAGCCATCCGCTAATTCGTCTGAATTACGCCGAGAAATCCGCGAAATACTCGCTCTGCTAATGTAG
- the pnp gene encoding polyribonucleotide nucleotidyltransferase: MSHYKKTLAYGNHQLTLETGEIARQASGAVVVSLDDTVVLVTVVGRKNAKPDQDFFPLTVDYQERTYAAGKIPGGFFRREGRPSEKEVLTSRLIDRPLRPLFPEGFYNEVQIVATVISSDNQIDSDIPAMIGASAALALSGIPFDGPIGAARVGYLNGEYVLNPTADELTLSKMDLVVAGTEQAVLMVESEAQELPEDIMLGAVMFGHQQMQAVIQAIIEMADAVGAPDWDWNPPVHDILLSSKIAELAENSLQQAYAVREKQARTNQVDAIRTRVLEAVFASENGSVPKNHLNDLFQALESKIVRGQILSGEPRIDGRDTRTVRPITIRTGVLPRTHGSALFTRGETQALVVATLGTARDAQKIDALQGEYLDRFMLHYNFPPYSTGETGRVGTPKRREIGHGRLAKRALVATLPSEDEFGYSIRVVSEITESNGSSSMASVCGGCLAMMDAGVPVKTHVAGIAMGLIKEGNRFAVLTDILGDEDYLGDMDFKVAGSEQGITALQMDIKINGITSEIMQVALSQAREGRLHILGIMKQAMPAVREEVSAHAPRMIKIKINPEKIRDVIGKGGAVIRALTEETGTTIDIDDEGNVTIASISGEGGMLAKRRIEDIVAEVEVGKIYEGPVVKLLDFGAIVNIMPGKDGLLHISQISNERINVVSDVLKEGQIVKVKVLEADEKGRLRLSMKALIVPEPGVPVSE, encoded by the coding sequence TTGAGTCACTACAAGAAAACATTAGCGTATGGCAATCATCAGCTCACCTTGGAAACTGGGGAAATCGCACGTCAGGCTAGTGGAGCAGTTGTTGTCAGCCTGGATGATACGGTTGTGCTGGTTACCGTGGTAGGCAGGAAAAATGCCAAACCGGACCAAGATTTCTTCCCATTGACTGTGGATTATCAGGAACGTACCTATGCTGCAGGCAAGATTCCAGGCGGTTTCTTTCGACGTGAAGGACGTCCTAGCGAAAAGGAAGTCTTGACGTCTCGTTTGATCGATCGTCCGTTGCGCCCGTTGTTCCCGGAAGGTTTTTATAATGAAGTGCAAATCGTTGCTACGGTGATATCTTCCGATAATCAGATTGATTCTGATATTCCTGCCATGATTGGTGCCTCTGCTGCCTTGGCGCTGTCCGGAATTCCCTTTGATGGTCCCATAGGCGCGGCGCGCGTCGGTTATCTTAACGGTGAATATGTACTCAACCCGACTGCAGATGAACTTACTCTATCCAAGATGGATCTAGTTGTTGCTGGTACGGAACAGGCAGTCTTGATGGTGGAGTCAGAAGCACAAGAACTACCTGAAGACATCATGCTGGGCGCAGTCATGTTTGGCCACCAGCAAATGCAAGCAGTGATTCAGGCAATCATCGAAATGGCGGATGCAGTTGGTGCACCGGATTGGGATTGGAATCCACCTGTTCATGACATTTTGTTGAGTTCAAAAATTGCCGAACTGGCCGAAAATAGCTTACAGCAAGCTTATGCCGTTCGCGAGAAACAGGCGCGTACCAATCAGGTGGACGCGATTCGTACGCGCGTTTTGGAAGCTGTGTTTGCATCGGAAAATGGTTCGGTACCAAAAAATCATCTTAATGATCTGTTCCAAGCACTGGAATCTAAAATTGTGCGCGGCCAGATACTAAGCGGTGAACCGCGGATCGACGGGCGTGACACACGTACCGTGCGTCCAATTACCATACGCACTGGCGTATTACCACGCACGCATGGTTCGGCCCTGTTTACCCGTGGTGAAACTCAGGCACTGGTAGTGGCCACTCTAGGCACTGCACGCGATGCGCAGAAAATCGATGCGTTGCAAGGCGAATATTTGGATCGCTTTATGCTTCATTATAATTTCCCCCCATATTCCACCGGCGAAACTGGTCGCGTCGGTACACCAAAGCGACGTGAAATTGGCCATGGTCGTTTGGCAAAGCGTGCCCTAGTTGCAACGTTGCCGAGTGAGGATGAATTCGGATATTCCATTCGCGTGGTTTCTGAAATCACTGAGTCGAATGGATCCAGTTCAATGGCTTCAGTATGTGGCGGTTGCTTGGCGATGATGGATGCCGGAGTGCCAGTCAAGACTCATGTGGCAGGTATCGCCATGGGTTTGATTAAAGAAGGCAATCGTTTTGCTGTACTGACCGACATTCTTGGCGACGAAGATTATCTGGGTGACATGGATTTTAAGGTGGCGGGGTCAGAACAGGGTATTACTGCACTACAAATGGACATCAAGATCAACGGGATAACAAGTGAAATTATGCAAGTTGCCTTGAGCCAAGCGCGCGAAGGACGCTTGCATATTCTTGGTATCATGAAGCAGGCCATGCCTGCGGTACGTGAAGAGGTGTCGGCACATGCCCCACGCATGATTAAAATTAAGATCAACCCGGAGAAAATTCGTGATGTGATTGGCAAGGGCGGTGCTGTGATACGCGCGTTAACTGAGGAAACGGGTACTACTATCGATATCGACGATGAAGGTAACGTAACTATTGCCAGTATTAGCGGTGAAGGGGGAATGTTAGCAAAAAGACGTATTGAGGATATTGTAGCGGAAGTTGAGGTAGGCAAAATTTATGAAGGCCCGGTTGTCAAACTGTTGGATTTTGGTGCGATTGTGAATATCATGCCTGGGAAAGATGGTTTGCTTCACATCTCGCAAATTTCAAATGAGCGCATTAATGTTGTGTCGGATGTCCTGAAAGAAGGTCAGATTGTAAAAGTCAAAGTGCTGGAGGCTGATGAGAAAGGACGCTTACGCTTGAGTATGAAGGCTCTTATTGTGCCAGAGCCTGGAGTTCCTGTTTCAGAGTAA